In the Malus domestica chromosome 16, GDT2T_hap1 genome, one interval contains:
- the LOC139192775 gene encoding zinc finger CCCH domain-containing protein 56-like — translation MDYGRESNVVHVITGNSGGGGGDIWSSDQAVWATEDEYRVWNNGDALADTMSNSNYDQRQSQSRSGSEPPNKKSRNSQDATSSNRSKAIGKMFFKTKLCCKFRAGTCPYVTNCNFAHSIEELRRPPPNWQEIVAAHEEEKAVSSEPREEYQIPIVSTGYGVETPRSYKGRHCKKFYTEEGCPYGDNCTFLHDEQSKNRESVAISLGPGGYGGGAAAANGASNKPSNWKTRVCNKWELTGYCPFGSKCHFAHGVAELHRYGGGLVEGETKDSSSVAPDNKQGVMPSKTPGDAVVVSVPLLSFSDVYHLGVPSQRPSIVIQRSGPRAHQKWKGPDKISRIYGDWIDDIE, via the exons ATGGATTATGGTAGAGAGAGCAATGTAGTCCATGTAATCACTGGGaatagtggtggtggtggtggtgatattTGGTCTAGTGACCAGGCAGTTTGGGCTACTGAGGATGAGTACCGTGTTTGGAATAATGGTGACGCGTTGGCGGACACCATGTCCAACTCAAATTATGATCAAAGGCAGTCGCAAAGTCGCTCTGGAAGCGAACCCCCAAATAAGAAATCAAGGAACTCCCAAGATGCAACTTCATCTAACCGGTCAAAAGCCATTGGGAAAATGTTTTTCAAAACCAAACTTTGTTGCAAATTCCGTGCTGGGACGTGCCCCTATGTTACCAATTGTAACTTTGCTCATAGCATTGAAGAGCTTCGGAGGCCGCCACCAAATTGGCAAGAAATTGTGGCTGCCCACGAGGAAGAAAAGGCTGTATCTTCAGAGCCAAGGGAAGAGTACCAAATTCCAATCGTCTCTACAGGTTATGGTGTGGAGACTCCAAGATCCTATAAAGGGAGGCATTGCAAAAAGTTTTATACTGAGGAAGGGTGTCCTTATGGGGATAATTGCACTTTTCTACATGATGAGCAGTCCAAGAATAGAGAGAGTGTGGCAATAAGTTTAGGTCCTGGAGGgtatggtggtggtgctgctgctGCGAATGGAGCAAGTAACAAGCCATCAAACTGGAAAACAAGGGTTTGCAATAAGTGGGAATTGACAGGATATTGCCCATTTGGAAGCAAATGCCATTTTGCTCATGGTGTAGCAG AATTACACCGGTATGGTGGTGGGCTTGTGGAGGGAGAAACTAAAGATTCTTCTTCAGTCGCTCCTGACAATAAGCAGGGAGTAATGCCTTCGAAAACTCCAGGAGATGCTGTGGTAGTATCGGTCCCTCTACTCTCATTTTCTGATGTTTATCACCTTGGAGTTCCGTCACAAAGACCATCTATTGTAATTCAGAGATCAGGGCCGAGAGCCCATCAGAAATGGAAGGGACCAGACAAAATCAGTAGGATATACGGTGACTGGATTGATGACATCGAATAG
- the LOC103435705 gene encoding RING-H2 finger protein ATL29-like: MLRLLTVCCHVFHKDCIDLWLESHKTCPFCRGNLEVVAPNLADKSPVLAHENHAMQDIHEGHDSVLLDLDAVRIDIKDEQGQDHHHHQGNNDNSSKNNNNMVAQGEQSSSSTTRDRDQDHDQNHDRNKENETERFSRSHSTGHSIVRPRAEEDRYTLRLPEHVKEKLIRGHHNWTGSCTTFGEFSRQRDNAGASCFGEASGSAGGGDVNNAQNEITKIAQGLKTSVTLNHLSKGAYYEHNGHEIHLASIKVVS, translated from the coding sequence ATGCTACGCCTCTTGACGGTGTGTTGCCATGTTTTCCACAAGGATTGCATCGACCTCTGGCTCGAGTCTCATAAAACTTGTCCATTTTGTCGTGGAAATCTCGAAGTAGTAGCCCCGAATTTGGCGGACAAGTCTCCGGTTCTTGCTCATGAGAACCACGCCATGCAAGACATTCATGAAGGGCATGATTCAGTGCTGTTGGATCTGGATGCTGTCCGCATTGACATTAAAGATGAACAAGGCcaagatcatcatcatcatcaaggaAATAATGATAACAGTagtaaaaacaataacaatatGGTTGCACAAGGTGAACAAAGTAGCAGCAGCACTACTCGAGATCGAGATCAAGATCACGATCAGAATCATGATCGAAACAAAGAGAATGAAACCGAAAGATTTTCGCGGTCGCATTCAACGGGGCACTCCATAGTTAGGCCTAGAGCAGAGGAGGATCGATATACGCTGAGATTGCCAGAACATGTGAAGGAAAAACTTATAAGAGGACATCATAACTGGACGGGAAGTTGTACTACATTTGGGGAGTTTTCTCGCCAAAGAGACAATGCAGGTGCTTCCTGCTTTGGAGAGGCCTCTGGCTCCGCCGGTGGAGGAGACGTTAACAATGCccaaaatgaaattacaaaGATAGCACAAGGCCTAAAAACGTCTGTTACATTAAATCATCTTTCAAAAGGGGCCTATTACGAACATAACGGCCACGAAATACATTTAGCCTCAATCAAAGTTGTTTCCTAG